The following are encoded in a window of Rosa chinensis cultivar Old Blush chromosome 4, RchiOBHm-V2, whole genome shotgun sequence genomic DNA:
- the LOC112196208 gene encoding uncharacterized protein LOC112196208 — MAPLFKEASLLPKIANVLEVLEQLEESEATLKLAAAVGVPDLTPELRNLLDLTDVLNPDPNHDQDPVPFPFPNLNQVELNQISRTFEARADRHLKSARQLLKQDYVLLLKILLVAEGVSTINPKFPSSEIDDKILDLFGKCLMVEDDEVDAGGKKDSAKNAPPKQKKRARVARNMNAEDLEGSGSGVADWLRARGEVIGKHATVCIDRTLGFGTDFMFCQGLNKVTGGRIKALLEETRGLQDALKDSCKVNGVDGDGEAQS; from the exons ATGGCTCCACTGTTCAAAGAAGCTTCGCTTTTGCCTAAGATTGCCAACGTCTTGGAGGTTCTGGAGCAATTGGAAGAATCGGAGGCCACTCTGAAACTGGCGGCGGCGGTTGGAGTTCCAGATCTGACCCCCGAGCTCCGGAATCTTCTTGACCTAACGGATGTTCTGAATCCGGATCCGAATCATGATCAGGATCCGGTTCCATTTCCGTTTCCGAATCTGAACCAGGTTGAACTAAACCAGATAAGTCGCACTTTTGAGGCCAGAGCTGATCGCCATCTCAAGAGTGCCAGACAGTTGCTGAAGCAAGATTATGTTCTCCTTCTGAAGATCCTTCTTGTTGCCGAGGGAGTGAGTACCATTAACCCCAAATTTCCGTCTTCTGAAATTGATGACAAGATCCTCGACCTATTTGGGAAGTGTTTAATGGTAGAAGATGACGAGGTGGACGCCGGCGGTAAGAAAGATTCAGCCAAGAATGCTCCTCCAAAGCAGAAGAAGAGAGCTAGGGTTGCAAGGAACATGAACGCGGAGGATCTGGAGGGTTCAGGTAGCGGTGTCGCCGACTGGCTCAGAGCGAGGGGAGAGGTTATTGGAAAGCACGCCACCGTCTGCATTGATCGCACCCTCGGCTTTGGAACCGACTTCATGTTTTGCCAAGGATTGAACAAGGTCACGGGGGGCAGAATCA AAGCACTGTTGGAAGAGACTAGAGGCTTGCAGGATGCTTTGAAGGATTCTTGCAAAGTCAATGGTGTGGATGGTGATG GTGAAGCTCAATCATAG
- the LOC121052892 gene encoding uncharacterized protein LOC121052892 isoform X2: protein MSRGDFDPCSRDRCGAAGIMACRLQHSSWAKVRDPRTNASRTYCKAIHASCINYCRGQPILFLALPAAQIHGQASGTDRDNCIEGCVPVFKACWSHCADNDMGAITVVCADGCYDELARCSKHCPGLPTSVAPPP from the exons ATGTCGAGAGGTGATTTTGATCCTTGTTCTCGTGACCGCTGCGGCGCTGCTGGTATCATGGCCTGCAGGCTGCAACACAGTTCCTGGGCTAAAGTACGGGACCCAAGGACCAATGCATCAAGAACGTACTGCAAGGCTATTCATGCGTCGTGCATCAACTACTGTCGCGGCCAGCCGA TACTCTTCCTAGCTTTGCCAGCGGCACAA atcCATGGCCAAGCATCAGGAACCGATCGTGATAACTGTATCGAAGGGTGCGTCCCTGTCTTCAAAGCATGCTGGAGTCACTGTGCTGACAATGACATGGGGGCAATTACAGTTGTATGTGCTGATGGATGCTATGATGAATTAGCCAGATGCTCAAAGCATTGCCCTGGATTACCGACCAGTGTCGCACCACCACCATGA
- the LOC121052892 gene encoding uncharacterized protein LOC121052892 isoform X1, producing the protein MSRGDFDPCSRDRCGAAGIMACRLQHSSWAKVRDPRTNASRTYCKAIHASCINYCRGQPIVLFLALPAAQIHGQASGTDRDNCIEGCVPVFKACWSHCADNDMGAITVVCADGCYDELARCSKHCPGLPTSVAPPP; encoded by the exons ATGTCGAGAGGTGATTTTGATCCTTGTTCTCGTGACCGCTGCGGCGCTGCTGGTATCATGGCCTGCAGGCTGCAACACAGTTCCTGGGCTAAAGTACGGGACCCAAGGACCAATGCATCAAGAACGTACTGCAAGGCTATTCATGCGTCGTGCATCAACTACTGTCGCGGCCAGCCGA TAGTACTCTTCCTAGCTTTGCCAGCGGCACAA atcCATGGCCAAGCATCAGGAACCGATCGTGATAACTGTATCGAAGGGTGCGTCCCTGTCTTCAAAGCATGCTGGAGTCACTGTGCTGACAATGACATGGGGGCAATTACAGTTGTATGTGCTGATGGATGCTATGATGAATTAGCCAGATGCTCAAAGCATTGCCCTGGATTACCGACCAGTGTCGCACCACCACCATGA